From the Patagioenas fasciata isolate bPatFas1 chromosome Z, bPatFas1.hap1, whole genome shotgun sequence genome, one window contains:
- the KGD4 gene encoding alpha-ketoglutarate dehydrogenase component 4, whose product MGSKMAAAARVVQAVKPHTPLIKFPDRKSSPRPKIQESLQASEPSLHASAAQESVGGRSLAFQSISPVNRVQGTPDTFELARTLPQKYRRKLMSDEEIELIQRGGPE is encoded by the exons ATGGGCAGTAAGATGGCGGCAGCCGCCAGGGTCGTGCAG GCAGTCAAGCCGCATACTCCGTTAATTAAGTTCCCGGACAGAAAAAGTAGCCCCAGACCAAAAA TACAGGAATCTCTACAAGCAAGTGAGCCATCTCTCCATGCTTCAGCAGCACAGGAATCTGTAGGAGGCAGATCACTGGCCTTTCAAAGTATTTCGCCTGTTAATAGAGTACAAGGTACACCAGACACTTTTGAATTAGCAAGAACCTTACCTCAGAAATACAGAAGGAAACTTATGTCAGATGAAGAGATTGAACTTATTCAA